ACGTACATATTGCCCCAGCGGTCGAAGTCTACTCCACGGAGATTCTGAAAGCGGTTGGAAAAGAATCCATTAGAGAAGAGCTCCGTCACCATGCCTTCTGGAGAGACCTCGAAGATCTTGCCCTTGTCCCAGCTCACCGCAATGATCTGGCCGGACTTGGGATGGACAGCAAGGCCTGAGGGACCGGCCAGGGCCAGGTCTGTTACTAGCACGGACAGAGTCTGAGTGGCTAGATCGACGCGATAGATCGTGTTGGCTTTCTGATCGGAGCAGTACAAGTGGCCCTTGCCATCAAAGGCCACGTCGCTCAAGGAGGCCCGTGGCAGCTCAGATTGTGCGGTAGCCGGCGATCGGACGGTGAGCATCATGACCGGCTCGCCGGTGGCAGTGTTAAAACCCCGTAAGGTATTGAGGTCCGCCACGTAGAGGACATGCTCCACCACGGCCATGCCTTTGGGGGCATGGAGGGTCACGTCACCCTTCCCGCCCTGGATGAATTTGAGATTCAGAAGTTTGCCATGGGGATCGAGCTTGGTGATGAATCCGTTGTTGTCGGCGGCCTCCGCCTCGCCGTTCACGCTCGAAATAAAATAGCCCTTTTCGATGGGATCATTCACAAAGCTATAGGGAGACTGGAGTTCGGTCACGGTGATCTGGGCGCTGAGCGGGCTGACGATCGCAACGGATACGATCCAGATGAGCCAGGCCACAGGATGACGGACGACGCGTGTCAGAAGGGGCATCACGGAGGAGGTTCTGCTCACAAGCTCGATGGCGGTTGATCTTGGTTGCCGAATCCATCGTAGCTGTCAAGCGAAGAACCTGTCAAGAAATGGGCGTAAGGCGTAACGCGTTAGGCGTTAGGGGTGAGGCGTGAGGGGTATGGAGAGAGAACGGATTGTTTCTTCTTTTGTCTCCCGTCTCGCGTTTCACGCCTCACGCCTGACGCCTCACGTCTTGGCTGGTCGTTGACTTGATCAAAAATGCCCTGGTATGGTGCCGACTCCGAATACAAGTCAAGGTTGAGGTCAAGGCTGAGTGAATGGTCGTTCTGGTTGCTCTTGCTCAGCCTCAACCTTAACCTTAAACCTTGTCATAAGTGGAGGAACCCGTGGCAGCACGATTGATCGACGGCAAAGCGTTGGCATTGCAAGTTCGGGAGGGGCTCATAGCCGAATCGGCGGCAGTCTTGGCTAAGACCGGGGTGAAACCTGGCCTGGCGACGATTCTGGTGGGCGACGATCCCGCTTCGCATCTCTATGTGAAGAGCAAACAGAAAGCCTGTGATGCGGCGGGCATCTATATCGATGATCACAAATTGCCGGCGAGTACGACTCAAGCAGAGCTGTTGGCCTTGATCGCAAAAGAGAATGCTGATCCCAAGATCCATGGGATTTTGGTCCAGTTGCCGCTCCCGAAACATATCGACAGCAAAGTTGTGCTTGAAGCTGTGTCGCCTGACAAGGACGCAGACGGGTTTCATCCGTACAATTTCGGTCGACTTGTTGAGGGGCATCCCGTGTTTGAAGCCTGCACACCGAAGGGCGTTATCAAGATGATCGAATCCACCGGTGTGAGTATCGAAGGGAAACGCGCTGTCGTATTGGGTCGGAGCAATATTGTCGGCAAGCCCTTGGCGCTCATGTTGCTCCAGCGCAACGCCACAGTGACGATTTGTCACTCCAAGACCAAAGACTTGCCCGCGGTTTGTCGCGAAGCCGAATTGTTGCTGGTGGCGATTGGGAAAGCCAGGTTTGTCACGGCCGACATGGTGAGAGAAGGGGCAGTCGTCATAGATGTGGGAACGAACAAAACCCCTGAGGGTAAATTGTGTGGCGATGTCGATTTTGAGCCGGTCAGTCAGAAAGCGGGCTGGATCAGTCCTGTGCCGGGTGGTGTGGGGCCGATGACGATCGCGATGTTGCTGGACAATACGGTGGAGTCTGCGAAGAGAATGGCGGGAATGCTGTAGGTGGAAAGGGGATGGAGGCTGATGATCTTCTGTGCTCGCGCAACGCGCGGTCGCGGACTCCCCTCGTTGGACGCGCGCAGTGGAAGATCAATCAGCCCCCATCCCCGAAGAGATAACGAACGAGTTTTGAAGCATTAGTTGTAAGGATGAGGGGAGAGATGCGCGCAGTAGGGAGCCCCCAATCCTCCTACAACAGCGGGTGAAGTGTAAGGGGGTACGGAAAGAACATGAGCCGGGAGCCGAGGCGATTACGAGAGGTGCTTGATCGGGGACAGTTTGCTGTCACGATTGAGTACAATCCCCCCAAAGGCACGAATATCTCAGGCGTATTGGAAAACGCCAAACAGCTGGTGGGACGCGTGCATGGGGTCAACGTGACGGACAATACGGCTGCTGTGGTGCGGGCCGGGTCTCTCTCTGTGTGCCGACTCCTCTATGAACTCGGCCATGATCCTGTGATGCAAATGACCTGTCGTGACCGGAACCGGATTGCGATGCAATCGGACCTGATGGGGGCCTCCATGCTCGGTATCCGCAATATACTCTGTCTCACTGGAGACTATCCGACGGTTGGGGACCATAAAGAGGCAAAACCGGTTTATGATCTGGATTCAGTTCAAGTCATGCAGCTCGTGCAAGGACTCAACAACGGGAAGGATTTTGTAGGAAACAAGTTAGATGGCGCCACGCAGTTTACCATCGGGGCTGCTGTGACTCCGGAAGCAGATCCGCTCGGCCCGATGCTCGCCAAGTTCGAAGTGAAGGTAAAAGCCGGCGCTCAGTTTTTCCAGACACAGGCGATTTACCACCCGGAGCAGTTTGCCTCCTTTATGCAGGTGGTGCGGCCCTTCAAGGTCAAGGTACTGGCGGGAATTCTCGTCCTCCGGAACGCCAGGATGGCGGAGTTCATGAATGCCAATATTCCTGGTGTGTCAGTTCCCCAGGAGATGATCGACGAGCTCAGGGCTGCAGGCCCCGAGCGTGCGGAGGATGTGGGAGTGGACATCGCGGTGCGGACCATCAAGGCGGTGAAACCTTTTTGCGACGGGGTCCACATCATGGCGATCAAGGCCACACACAGGCTGGCTGACATTATCGCCAAGGCGGAAGTGGGTTCATGACGATTCCAGAATTTCAACGACACAAGCGTGAGAAGAAGAAGCTCATCGTCGTCACAGCCTACGATGCATTGTTCGCGCGCATTCTCGAACAGGCCGGTATTGAGACGATCCTGGTCGGTGATTCACTGGGAGTCGTCGTGCAGGGGAAGGCCAATACGATCTCGGTGACGATGGAGGACATGCTGTATCACACCAAACTTGTGGCAGGAGCTGCCCTGCAAGCACTCGTCATCGGTGATATGCCGTTTATGTCCTATCAAGCCAGTCGGGAAGAGGCGGTCCGCAATGCGGGACGGTTTCTGCAAGTCGGGGCTCACGCGGTCAAGTTGGAAGGCGGCGCGGCTGTAGCCGATCAGGTGGCTGCAATGACGAGTATCGGCATTCCCGTCATGGGGCACCTCGGCATGACTCCCCAATCTGTGCACCGATATGGCGGCTACAAAGTGCAAGGGAGAGACTCGGACCATGCGCAGGCATTGCTGAATGATGCCAAGGTTCTTGAAGCAGCCGGCGCGTTTGCTCTTGTGCTCGAAGCGATCCCTGCCGAGCTGGCTAAGATTGTTACAGAACAGGTGGCTATTCCTACCATTGGAATCGGCGCCGGGCCGCATTGTGATGGCCAGGTTCTTGTGCTCTATGATCTTCTTGGATTATTCGATGATTTCGTGCCAAAGTTTGTGAAGCCCTATGCCCACCTGAAGGCGGATGCGCTCCAAGCCCTTCGACGCTACAAGGAAGAAGTCGAGCAGGGGAAGTTTCCCAGCGACTCCGAGTCCTACCACTAGCAGGCTGCTGAAAAAGGCTCCCAACTTCGTTCTCGGCTCGAAACAATCCTCAACGTACCCCGAGGGTACGTCTCCGGTTCTTTCTCGCCTGCGGCATCGCCATGGGTAAGACGCGCGTCTCGGCGCGCGTGGGGTGGGAGGGTGAGATGGAAGACCTTTTTGAGCAGCCTGCAGGAGCATTCTCCTAATCTTTCCACAGGTGCGGATCATCGAAGTTCTAGCAGGCTGCTCAAAAAGCTTACCAACGCTCAACCTTAACCTCGTCCTCAGCCTTCTTCAGACGCTGCGGCCTTGCTTTCCCAAAGCCTGGTCCTAGTGCGGTTAGCCTAAGGCGATGAGTGGAGCGTGTGGGTGGGCGCTGATCAAGTGCGCCTGTAACGCTTCTGTGAGGCGAGGCACGTCGATGCCTAGATACGAAGGAGGAACCTTCTGCAATCGAATGATCCCACTGCGAAGAAGGTTACGTGCTGCCGCGGAGTTACCGAGAAAAGATTTGAGATTTGCGGCGGCGACTTGGATGAGGGCTTGGAAGAAGTTTCCTTGCGCGGTATCGTGCCCCACGGCGTGCCACAGCCCCTCGAAGACCTCGTGACATTCCCACCAATAGGCGAAATTGTAGAGATCAATTCCATAGAGATAGTCTTCAGAAGTGTGCCATTTGTCGGCGGGGAATGGCGTTGGTTTCGGCTCCGGCAGTCCATAGGAATGTCCGCGTGGATCACGGCGTGGATGTGGGGCCCTTCCGGGCACGAAATGGTATGGGGGGAATGGACGGGTTGAGTAGCGAGGCCAGTGCGGGTCTGGCGGTTCAGGCTCAGTCACCACGACACCCGACGTTGTTGCAGTCGACTTGAAATACCGTCCGGTCTTCCAGTCGTATGGCCGTGAGCTGTCGTCCCCATACACAGCCGCTGTCGATCGTGAGGAGATGCTCTTCACAATGAAGCCCTAGTGCGGCCCAATGTCCGCAGATGATCGTTGTATCGCGATGTTTTCGATCCTCAATCTTGAACCAAGGGAAGTATCCAGAGGGGATCAGGTCCGGAGGTCCATTAAATGACGATTCCATCCGACCATCGGGTGAACAGGCTCGGAGTCTTGTCATGACTTTGACGATGGTCGCGAGCCGAGTGGGACCATTCAGGCTTGAAGACCATTGGAGATGTTTACTGGGGTACAACGCGCGAAGGATGTCTCGATACGCAGGACCTCGCAAGCCAGCTTCAACTTCACGCGCCAGCTTCTCTGACTCATCGATGGTCCACTGAGGGAGCAAACCTGCGTGGACAAGGACAAAAGGACCCTCGCGATACAAGAGCCGCTGTTGCCGTACCCACGCCAGGAGCTCGTCGCGATCTGGCGCGGCCAGTATTCCTTGTAGCGTGTCTTCCGGACGCACCGTGACAATACCCTCGGCCACGGCAAGAAGGAAAAGGTCGTGGTTACCCAATACGACAACAGCTCGATCTCGAAGATTCTTGATGTAGCGGAGGACGTTCAGTGAATCCGGACCCCGGTTGACGAGATCTCCGACGAACCAAAGACGATCTACGGAAGGGTCAAATCGAATATGTTGGATGAGGCGTTGCAAGGCATCGGAACATCCTTGCACATCGCCGATTGCGTAGGTGGCCATACCTCAGAGTAAGACAGAAAATGCCGATTATGGATACTTCGCTTCGATCTTGCTCGACAGCCCGCCGCGTGCGGTAAAGGTGCCGGTGACTTTCGCCCAGACAGGCCGGCAGGCTTTGACAATATCGTGGAGGATGCGGTTCACGGAGTTCTCGTAAAAAATGCCAACGTTCCGGTAGGCGTGGACGTATATCTTGAGGGATTTCAGCTCGAGACAGGCTTTGTCCGGCATATAGTGCAGGGCGATGGTTCCGAAATCCGGCAAGCCGGTCTTTGGGCAGATCGCTGTATATTCCGGGATTTCGATGGTGATTTCGTAGCCCTTGTATTGGTTCGGGAATGTTTCAATGTCCGGAAGAGGAGCAGTGATGCCGCTCTTAGCATGCCGCTCATTATAGCCTAGCCTTGTCGCCGGCAGAATTTTTTTCTCCTTACGCCTCACGCCTTACCCTTTCAAGTTGATCCGGTTTGTTTTGTTTGTCTGGTTTGTTTGGTTGAACGAGATAACCAAACCAACGAAACAAACCAAATAGACGAGTATTTTCGTTAGACTTGTTTCATCCATTCCACTCGGCCAATTTTCTCTAATTGAATGTAGAGGGTGACCCAAGGACACACCATCTCAGGATACACCTCACAAAAGCCCCCTTTTCGCACACCTCCGCAAGGGCCATGACTCATGAATTTCGGGCACTCGGCTTTGAGCGAGTTGTCAGGTATCGGGGGGCGCTTATGGACCCCACCGGTCTGTTGGGCGCTTTCGTCTTCCCCTGGGATGATGACGTGTGTCGGCATAGGCCCTAGTCTAGACAGGTTTTATTGAATCGGCAATCTCTCTTTCTTACCCCATGACTGAGGACGCGCATTCTGCAGGTATGAAAACATCGCGAAACTTAGATTGTTAGGGCCAATGGCCTACAGGCTTGGAGTATGCTGGGCCTTCTATCTGATAGGGTGGGCCTTATGAGAAGTTGTGTTGATTATTAGTACGTTATAGTATGTTGCCGTGAACTTGGGACCCAGGAACTGTGACGTTTCTCATTGACAGTCTTTTTTGGCCTTTGTTACCATGTGGCTCGCGTGAAGGTTGATAAGCAGGTCAGTTCCGTTCATTCACCCGCGGATTCCTGCGGGTTTGCGCGTATTAACCGTGTCTTGCCAGTGAGACAATAGAATTCCGTTAAAA
The nucleotide sequence above comes from Nitrospirota bacterium. Encoded proteins:
- a CDS encoding DUF309 domain-containing protein encodes the protein MPGRAPHPRRDPRGHSYGLPEPKPTPFPADKWHTSEDYLYGIDLYNFAYWWECHEVFEGLWHAVGHDTAQGNFFQALIQVAAANLKSFLGNSAAARNLLRSGIIRLQKVPPSYLGIDVPRLTEALQAHLISAHPHAPLIALG
- the queF gene encoding NADPH-dependent 7-cyano-7-deazaguanine reductase QueF; the encoded protein is MPATRLGYNERHAKSGITAPLPDIETFPNQYKGYEITIEIPEYTAICPKTGLPDFGTIALHYMPDKACLELKSLKIYVHAYRNVGIFYENSVNRILHDIVKACRPVWAKVTGTFTARGGLSSKIEAKYP
- the panB gene encoding 3-methyl-2-oxobutanoate hydroxymethyltransferase, with the translated sequence MTIPEFQRHKREKKKLIVVTAYDALFARILEQAGIETILVGDSLGVVVQGKANTISVTMEDMLYHTKLVAGAALQALVIGDMPFMSYQASREEAVRNAGRFLQVGAHAVKLEGGAAVADQVAAMTSIGIPVMGHLGMTPQSVHRYGGYKVQGRDSDHAQALLNDAKVLEAAGAFALVLEAIPAELAKIVTEQVAIPTIGIGAGPHCDGQVLVLYDLLGLFDDFVPKFVKPYAHLKADALQALRRYKEEVEQGKFPSDSESYH
- the folD gene encoding bifunctional methylenetetrahydrofolate dehydrogenase/methenyltetrahydrofolate cyclohydrolase FolD, which produces MAARLIDGKALALQVREGLIAESAAVLAKTGVKPGLATILVGDDPASHLYVKSKQKACDAAGIYIDDHKLPASTTQAELLALIAKENADPKIHGILVQLPLPKHIDSKVVLEAVSPDKDADGFHPYNFGRLVEGHPVFEACTPKGVIKMIESTGVSIEGKRAVVLGRSNIVGKPLALMLLQRNATVTICHSKTKDLPAVCREAELLLVAIGKARFVTADMVREGAVVIDVGTNKTPEGKLCGDVDFEPVSQKAGWISPVPGGVGPMTIAMLLDNTVESAKRMAGML
- a CDS encoding methylenetetrahydrofolate reductase, with translation MSREPRRLREVLDRGQFAVTIEYNPPKGTNISGVLENAKQLVGRVHGVNVTDNTAAVVRAGSLSVCRLLYELGHDPVMQMTCRDRNRIAMQSDLMGASMLGIRNILCLTGDYPTVGDHKEAKPVYDLDSVQVMQLVQGLNNGKDFVGNKLDGATQFTIGAAVTPEADPLGPMLAKFEVKVKAGAQFFQTQAIYHPEQFASFMQVVRPFKVKVLAGILVLRNARMAEFMNANIPGVSVPQEMIDELRAAGPERAEDVGVDIAVRTIKAVKPFCDGVHIMAIKATHRLADIIAKAEVGS
- a CDS encoding symmetrical bis(5'-nucleosyl)-tetraphosphatase produces the protein MATYAIGDVQGCSDALQRLIQHIRFDPSVDRLWFVGDLVNRGPDSLNVLRYIKNLRDRAVVVLGNHDLFLLAVAEGIVTVRPEDTLQGILAAPDRDELLAWVRQQRLLYREGPFVLVHAGLLPQWTIDESEKLAREVEAGLRGPAYRDILRALYPSKHLQWSSSLNGPTRLATIVKVMTRLRACSPDGRMESSFNGPPDLIPSGYFPWFKIEDRKHRDTTIICGHWAALGLHCEEHLLTIDSGCVWGRQLTAIRLEDRTVFQVDCNNVGCRGD
- a CDS encoding methylenetetrahydrofolate reductase C-terminal domain-containing protein, whose product is MPTHVIIPGEDESAQQTGGVHKRPPIPDNSLKAECPKFMSHGPCGGVRKGGFCEVYPEMVCPWVTLYIQLEKIGRVEWMKQV